The Agreia sp. COWG nucleotide sequence GCCTCGAAGGCGCGGTTCACGAGGCCGAGCCTGGCTGTCCAGGCGTCGAGCTGGGCGCGCGTCTCTGGCACCGGACCGAGGCGGGAGACGTCGGGGATGGCGAGGCGCGGCGGGTCGACGATCTCGCGTCGGCAGCGTTCGGCGAGGGCGCGCAGCACGGGCTCGCGCCGCTCGGCCGCGGCCTGGTCGAGCTCGGCCTTCTGGGCGTCTCTTCTGAGGTCTCGCCTCTGCGAGCTGGCCACGATCAGATCGCGCTCGAGCCGCGCAGAATCCTGCACCAACTGACCGAGGGGTCCGGTGACGTCTGCTCCGCGGCCGGCCTTGTCGGCCAGCGCCTCGAGGCGCGCACGCAGCGTGGCCACGCGCTCGGAGCTCTCCGCGTCGCCGAGGGCGAGCTCGCGGGAACGCTCCAGCTCGGCTCGCAGCCCGACGATGCGGGTCGTGACTCCGGCGGCCCGGGGGTCGAGCGAGAGTCGAGTGCGCAGTTGCGAGACGAGGGCGTCGGCGAGTCGCACGGCCTCGACCAGGGAGACCAGTTCGGCGCCCCCGCCCGAGTCGAGTCGTCCCCAGATGAGTTGCGACATGCGCTCGCGGGCCACGGAGTCGGCGCGGCCGGAGTCCCAGACGCTCTCGAGGCTCTCGCGTCGCACGCGCGTGGCCTCCCAGAGCGTTTCGGCCAGAACGATGTCGGCCGTGTAGGAGTCGCTCTCGGTCGACGCCAGTGAGGCCCTGCCGAGCCTGTCGAGCTCGGTGCGCTGATGGTCGACCCACTGGCCGAGGCCCGCGAGGTACACCAGGAGTTCGCTCGCATCGATGGCCTGGCCGAGCCGGCCGGGCGCGACGGGAGCGGTGACGCCGGCGGTCGTGTGCGCGGTCATCAGCGACCGTAGACGGCGGCGGGCGGCGCCGGCGCCGGGCCGAGCACGCTCAGCCACTTGTTGTAGATGCTGGTCCAGGTGCCGTCGGCGCGCATGCGGTCGAGCACGCCGTTCACGAACGACACCAGGTCGAGGCTCGCGGCGGGCATACCGAGGCCGTAGGGCTCGGAGCTGAACGCAGGGCCAACGACCTTCGCGTAGGGGTCCTGCGCCGCGAAGCCCGCGAGAATCGTGTCGTCGCCGGTGATGGCGTCGACCTTGCCCTGCTGGAACAGCACGAGGCACTCGGTGTGGGTGGAGGCAGAGACCGGTTCGATGCCGGGATAATCGCCGAGCTTCGTCAGCGTGGTCGTGCCGGCCGGAGCGCAGACCTTGTTCTTCTCTCCGGTCTTCGCGTTCTCGCTCTGAAGATCTTCGATGCGTGTCGCCGGGCTGTCACTCGGCACGAGCACCTTCTGACCGGCCGCGTAGTACTCCGTCGAGAACGCGATCGACTGCCAGCGTGCGCAGTTGATGGTCAGTGCGCGGGCAACGATGTCGACCTGCGTCTTGCCCGACGCATCTGGGGTGAGGGCCGGTAGGCGCTGGGCCGAGGTGAGCACGACGAACTGCAGCCTGTTCGGGTCGCCGAAGATGGCGCTCGAGATCTGGTGCAGCACGTCGATGTCGAAGCCCTCGATCTGGCCGGTCAGAGGGTTGCGGGATCCCATGAGCAGCGTGTCCGCAGACACGCCGACGCGCAGCACGCCGCTTTCTCGGATGGCCGCCACGGTGCTGCCGGCGGGGATGGAGTCGGGCGAGTAAGACGGCTCGACCTGTCCCTTGACGTCTGTGCACGTCGACGCCGCGGGCGCGGTGGTGGGCGCGACCTCACTGGGGGCGGGCGTGGGCGTGAGACCGAGATCGTCTGCTCCGGAGCGGGGAGCGCAGGCGGTGAGCGCCAGCGTGCCCACGAGCGTCGCTATGAGGGCGAAGCGTGCGGAACGTGAACGGAGGGCACTCATCGGTACTCCTTGAGTCGAAGGGACACGCCGCGCCAGGCCAGCGCCGCCGCCGCGAGGCCGGTGACGAGGAAGAGCCAGCCCAGCAGCTGCGACAGTGCGCCGCCACCGTCGAGGGCGTTCGTGGTGGCCGCGGCGCCCGCGGTCACGTCTTGCTCGGCATTGTCGCTGAACGTGGCGAAGGCGGCGTTGGCCTTACCGGCATCCGGGCTGATCGCGAGTTGAACGGCCGCATCCCAGTTGCCGGCATCGTCTTGATCACGGATCTCCTTGTGCTTCTCGACCCAACTGTTCAGCTCGTTGCGCAGATCGGCGCCGATCTCGTAGCGCTTACCGCTCGAGTCGAGGCGGGACTGAGCGTCGGCGATGGCTGCCTGCGCCTCGGTCTCGAGTGCAGCGCCAGAGCCGCGCTTGATCAGGGTGAAGCTCTCGAGCGACTTGGCCTCGGTCGCCGAGGTATACGCCTGCGAGATGGCCAGGGTCTTCGCGTAGGAGTTCTGCCGCGCGTCGATGGCGCTCGATGCCGTGTTCGAGAAGGTGATCACTCCGATGACGCCCACGACGAGCATGGCTGCCGCCGCGATCAGCAGAGGCAGGTTGAGATAGCGGTGCGTGCGCCGGGTGATCCAGAGATGCACCCAGACGAGGGCGACGAGGGCGACGAGGGCGATGACCAGCCAGACGAGGGAGACCGTCGTGGCGGTGAAGCTGCCGGCCGCGCGGTCGGCGCTCGCCAGCACCAGTGCCTGCAACTGGGGGAGCGTGCTGTCGTTCAACAGTGTCGAGGCCTGCGACAGATAGGCCGCGCCCACAGGAAAGCCCTGGCGGTTGTTCGCCCTGGCCTGCTCGATGAGCCCGGTGTACACGGCGATGTCTGCGTCGACCTGCGAGAAGTCTGTCGTGCCGGCCGCGTCGTCGGCGGCCAGCGTGGCGAGCTGTTTCGTGGCGTCGGCGATGGCGGTGTCGTAGTCGGCACGCTGATCGGCCGGCTCCAGGCCGCCGACCAGAAAGGCGTTCGCCGCGATGGCATCGGCCCGAACCAGATCGTTGCGCACCGATTGGATGCCGATGAGTTGGGTGGCCTCGGCGCTCGCATCCGCGGTCGCGCGGGCCTGGGAGGTTCCGGTCTGAAAACCCGCCGCGCCGAACGCCAACCCTGCCAGCACGCCGAGCGTGAGCAGCAGCCTGAGCATGCTCGGCGTAGAGCGGGCCTTCTTCTCGGGCGCCTTCGCCGTCGAGGTGAGGACCCCGGCGGGTGCCCCTGCGGAGGCAGTCGGCGTTGCTGCGCCCGGGGCGACGGCTGCGATGGTACTCATTCGGTGTCCTTCGACGGGGTCGGTTGAGCGTCTTGCTCGGCGGGGCCGCCATCTGACGAGTCGTTCAGGTCGGCCGCGATCAGAAGGCGCAGCTCGTCGAGGGTCGGTGCCTCGACGTCACGCAGTCGCCAGGCATGCCGGGCGATCGCCTTGTCGAGCAGGTTACGGGCGTAGCGGCCGTTTCCGAAGCCCTCGAGCCGGGGCTCGGCCGAGACGATCTCTGTGAAGCGGGTCAGGGCATCCGGTGTCGGCTCGAAATCACTGGCCGTGGCGAGGCGCACGAAGATGTCGCGCAGCTCGTCGTCGGAGTAGTCCTGGAACGTGATCGACGTCGAGAAACGGCTCGCGAGGCCCGGGTTCGTCTGCATGAAGCCCTCCATGGGCTCCGGATAGCCGGCGACGATCACCACGAGGTCGTCGCGGTGGTCCTCCATGTCTTTCACGATGGTGGTGATGGCCTCGGCGCCGTACTGGTCGAGCGCGAGCCCATAGGCCTCATCGATGAACAGCACGCCGCCGATGGCGCCGGCGATCACCTCAGACGTCTTAGTGGCCGTCTGGCCCAGGTAGCCGCCCACCAATTCAGAGCGGTCGACCTCGACGAGGTGCCCTTTAGACAGGATGCCGAGGGCCGCGTAGATGCCGGCCACGAGGCGGGCCACCGTGGTCTTGCCGGTGCCGGGGTTGCCGAGAAACACGAGGTGACGGGTGAGCGTGGGGGTGCTGAGCCCGGCGGCGGTGCGCAATTGGTCGATGCGCAGCAGCTGGGTCTGCCGGTGGATCTCGCGCTTGTCCCGGTCGAGCCCGATCAGTCCGTCGAGTTCGGCGAGCAGCTCCTCGACGCTCTTCTCGGGCTTCGGCGGAGCGGTCTCGACCTCGGTGCCGTCGACAGGGGCCGGGGCCTCTGCGGTGGGCGTCTCGGCACTCGGCAGTGGCTCGCCCGCAGGCGTGAGTCCAGCCTTCTCGGCGAGCTGCTGCAGCGTTGCGTCGCCGGGGCGGGCGAAGTCGGGGTTCGGCGAAGACATCGATCGCGGGGCGGCAGCGAATCCTGCGGGCCACACCCGGTCGGGCGCGAGCGCCGAGCCCGCGCGAGCACCCGCCAGCTGGGCCGCCGCCGTGGCCGATGCCGCGCCGAGCACGCCGATGGAGGGCTCGCCGAGCTCACTCGCTGCGGCCACGACGGCCGTGAGCGCTTTGGAATAGGTGTCAGCGGCGGCGGGGGACTCGGCCGCCAGCGCCGTGAGCAGATCGGTGGGCGACGCGCGCCAGCGGCGGGCGCTCGAGGCCGCCTCGAAGAACTCGTCGGCACTGGATGCGCCGGTCTGCTGCACCCACGCGATGGAGGCCCCGATGGCGGACTCCGCGACGGCGGCGGCGATTCGCACACCCTCGTCTCGAGCTGCGACGGCGTCGATGCCCGCGCCGCGCGCGGCGGCCTCCAGCGCATCGAGGGCCGCGCCCAGGCTGTTCTTGTCAGAGGTCGTCATGGTCTCTTCGCTCAGCTCAGGGGTGGGGACGGAAGGGTGAGAGAGGTCGACGTCTGAAACTTCTCGGCCAGAAATTGGCCGTGCGCGACGAGGGCGGCGGCATCGGCGCGGGAGACGGCATCCGAGATCTTGTCGAGCGTGGCGCCGAGAAGGTCGAGCTGGTCGCAGAGCAGCATGAGCGACGTCTTGCCTTTGTAGACCGCACGCCGATCGGCGAACTCGCGTGGCAGCCGCAGGTAGCCGCCCACGGCCTCGGGCAGATAGCTCGTCGCGGTGGAGACGACCGTGTGGGCCTGCGCGCTGCCGCCGCCGAGCTGGTCGAGCCGCGGAACCATCACCGCGACCACTCCCGCGATGCGATTGATTCGTGCCGTCACGATGGCCGGAACCTTGCCTGCGGTGTCGGCCTGAACATCGGCGATCGACGCCAGGATGTCGGCGCTCGTCGGCGCCGGAGGCAGCTCGAACGGGGTGCTGCGCTCAGCGGGGCGACCCGTCACCGAGTCGAGAAGGTTCTGCCACCAGCCCATTACGTGACGCGTTGTCCTTCGGGGCTCAGCGCTTGGCCAGGTCTAGCGAGCTGGCGGCTTCGTTGGATTCGGTGCGACGGGCTCGCTCGATGTAGGGCTTGGCCTTCTCTGTCTCGGTCTCGAGCACGCCGATGGTCTGCGCCATGCTGTCGAGGGCCTGCACCTTGAACTCCGAGATGGAATCCATGGTGGCGTAGATGTTGGCGAAGGCCGCCTGCAGCTGAGGCAGCCCGACCGTGGCCGACGCCGCCTGCGACTGGATGCTTGCCGACTGCTCGGCGAGCATCTTCGAGGTGGACTCGATCATGTTCGACGTGGTGGTGTTGAGTGCCGTGATCTGGTCGAGCACGAGCCGCTGGTTGGCCAGCGCCTGCGCGACGATCACGGCGGTGCGCAGTGCGGAGACCGTGGTCGTGGTCGCGCGGTCGACGCCCTTGATGAGCTCGAGGTTGTTCTTGATGATCACGTCGATGGCCAGGTAGCCCTGAATAGACACGGCGAGCTGGGTGAGCAGATCCTGGTGCTTCTGGCGCACGTAGAACAGCACGTCTTCGCGGAGCGCCTTGGCCTTCTCGGGGTCGGTCGCGTCGAGCTCGGCGATCTTGGCCGACAGCTTCACGTCGAGGCGCTCTGCCACGTAGATGTATTCGTTGAGCCGCTGCATGGTCTGCCACAGCTGCTGCTTCTCGAGGTTCAAGGCGGCGTTGTCTTTGCGCAGCTCGTCTTGCCCGTCGTAGAGCGCCTTGATGATGGCGTTCAGGTGCGACTGCGCGCTCTCGTAGCGACGGAAATAGTCGCCGATCTTGCGGCCGAACGGGATGAAGCCGAGGATCTTCTTCTGCATCGACTGCTCGCTGGGGTCGAGATCTTCGACCGTGCGGCGCAGCTCGAGCAGGGTGGTGCCGATCTTCGAGCCCTCGGAGAGGCCACCCGACTGGAGGGCTTTGACCGGCGTCGCCAGCAGACGGTTCGAGGAGTCGGCGGCGCTCTTGATGTCGACGTCGCCCATGGTGCGCACGTCGTTCGCCTTGGCCGCGAAGGCGGGGGAGCGGGTGTCGGTGGTGAGCAGGCCGTCGAGGTAGGTATCGACCTTGGCATCGAGGCCGGGAAGCGCGGCCGGGTCGACCTTCGGAGCCATCTTCGGCGCGGAGGTGGCGGCCACGGGGGTGATCGGAGCGGGTGCGGTGAGCGTGAGCACACTGTCGGCGGGGGCCTCGAGGGGAGCGGCGTCGGTCATGGTGTCCTCTTCAACGGTGGCGGTGCCAGAAGTTCAGCGGAATCGCTTCACTATATCTTCTGGCCCACGACGGCCGGCCGCGCCGAGGGGGGCGAGACTGGCCTGTCAGAGCCAGCCCTTGCGCTTGAAGACCGTGTAGAGCACGCCGCCCATTGCGACCATGGCGAGCACGGCCAGGGGGTAGCCGAAGGTCCAGTGCAGCTCGGGCATGTTGTCGAAGTTCATGCCGTAGATGGTTCCCACCAGGGTGGGGGCGAACAGGATCGCGGCCCACGACGAGATCTTCTTCACCTGGTTGTTCTGGTCCTGACCCACGAGGGTCAGGTGCGTGGTGAGGGCGTTCTCGAGAAGCGCGCGCGAGGCATCCACCCTGTCGACGATGCGGTGCGTGTGGTCGAGCACATCGCGCAGGCCCCGAAAGATCTCGAGGTCGACCGCGGCGTCGGTGACCGAGCCCTTGAGATCGTTGACCAGGTCGACGAGTGGATGCGTCGCGCGCTGGAACAGCATCACCTCGCGACTGAGCTCATAGATGCGCCGAGACAGCTCGTTGGTGGTGCGGTCGAACAGCTGATCCTCGATCTCGTCGATGTCGTTCTCGAGGCCGCCCGCCACCGGGGCGTAGTCGTCGACGATGCGATCGAGCACCGCGTAGAGAACGGCCTGGGGTCCGCGCGCGAGCAGCTCGGGGTTCTCTTCGAGGCGCCGTCGCACCGACGAGAGATCGGGCGTCTCGGCGCGGCGGACGGTGACCACGAACGTCTCGCCCACGAAGAGGTGCACCTCGCCGAAGGCCACCTTCTCGACGTCGTCGAGGTAGGTGGCGGGGCGCAGAACCACGAAGCGGCTCTTGCCGTAGCGCTCGAGCTTCGATCGTTGGTGGCCGGCGAGGGCGTCCTCAACCGCGAGGGGGTGGAGCTCGAATTCGTCGGCGACGGCCTGCAGCTCTTCGGGGGAGGGCTGATCGAGGTCGATCCACGCGAAGCCGTTGCGCGCGGTCAGCGTCTCGAACGTCTCCTCGAGGCTCTCGGGGTTGTCTGTGCGGCGCCCATCGACATAGATGGCGTTGTCGATCACGGTCATGCGCGTACTCCGTCGTTCGCGGAAGGGGAGAGGGGTGGGTCAGCCGGCCGACGGTGCGTCGGTGGGGATGGTCAGCGCATCCTCGGGACCGACGCACTTGTTGGTCTGGGGAATCTTCGAGATGGAGGGTCCGAGGTCGACCAGTGTCGATGTGCCGGAGACGACGGTCGAATCGATGATGACCTCTGTCGTCGGAACGCGCCCATAGGTGACGTACCGATAGCTGGGCTTCTTCGAGTCGTCTTCGACCCAGTCGATGCCGTTGATGTTCGTGCAGGGCAGCGTCGTCGGCCCCTGCGGCGGTATCCCGCAGCGAAGCAGGATGCTCGCGGGCGTTCCCCAGGCGGCCGTCGCCTGGGCATCGGTCTGGCGCATCCCCTGGTTGTCGGCGTCGGTCGGCAGATTCAGCGGGAGGCTCACGATGATGTCGGCGCACCCCGGGTCGGTGGCCGACTCTGCGGGTTCGAGGGACACGGTCTGGGCGCAGGCGCTGAGCGAGACCGCGACGAGCGCGGTTGCGGCGAATGCGGTGATGCGAACGGCAAGCCGGCGCGCGAAGGGAGGTCGAGACATCCCCCACAGGCTACCGTTTGGGAGTGCAAGAAACCTTCGCGTTCCCCCTCTCGCCCCCGACCGACACCGTCGCGGCACTCGGCGAGCTCGAGACGCTGCGCAGAATCGTGCGCCGCCTTCCGCGGTCGGCGGCCGAGCTGCTCGGGCCCGGAGACGACGCCGCGGTCGTCGCCGCCCCCGACGGTCGTACGGTCGTGACGACAGACATGATGATCCAGGGCCCCGACTTTCGTCTGGCCTGGTCGAGCCCGTACGAGCTCGGCTGGAAGGCCGCGGTCTCGAACCTCGCCGACGTGGCGGCGATGGGCGCGATTCCGACCGCCCTACTCGTGGCGCTCGCGGCACCCTCGGCCACGCCGGTCGCCACGCTCGAGGGCTTCGCCGACGGAATGCGCGACGCGTGTGAAGCGCTCGCCCCCGGCTGCGGCGTGGTGGGAGGAGACCTCTCGACATCCGATGCCCTCACCATCGCGGTGACCGCGTTCGGTGACCTCGGCGGGCATGCCCCGGTGCTGCGTTCGGGCGCCCGCCCCGCAGACGACGTGGCCATCGCCGGCCCGCTCGGCCTGGCGGGCGCGGGCATCTGGCTGCTGTACCGCGACGGCTCGGGCGAACCGGATGCCGCGGGCCGGCGCGAGCCCGACGCCGGGCGCGGGCAGATGGTGCGGCAGCGGCATCCGGCACTGGTGGGGGAGCAGGTGGCGCCCTCGTCGCCGATCGCGCTCGGGGTTGTGGCGCGAGAGGCGGGCGCGACCGCGATGCTCGACGTATCGGACGGGCTCGTGCTCGATGCCTCGCGGATCGCCAACGCCAGCGGGGTGACGATCGAGCTGTCGGAGCAGGCGATCGCTGCCGAGGCGGCGGCGCTTGTCGGTGTCGACGCTGTCGTGGGGGAGCGCGCGCGGGACTTCGTGCTCGCGGGTGGCGAGGATCACTCGTTGCTGGCGACGTTCCCGGCGGGTGGGGTGCCCGACGGGTTCCGCGTGATCGGCAGGGTGCACACTCGGGCGGCCGAGGGTGGCGCCTCGACTGCAGGCGCTGCGGATGCCGTGGTCACGGTCGGCGGCGTCGCCTACGCCCGTCCGGGCGGCTGGGACCCGTACGCGGACTGGGACGGTGCCGCGGGCTGAGGCGAGCTGACCGGGGTTACGCGGGGGAGATCCACCAGAGGGTGGTCTCGCCGTAGTCCTTGCGGCGGTCGAGTTCGAGAGCGGGCGGGAGCGTGGGCTCTGGGGAGCGGGAGCTGCGCTCGACGACGACCACGGCCTGAGGCGAGAGCTGCGGCGCGAGGGCGGCCAGGTTCGCGGCCAGCTCGTCGTCGCCGAGATCGTAGGGCGGGTCGAGAAAAGCGATGTCGACGTTGCCCCTGTCTGCGGAGCCGGCGAGGTAGCTCGCCACGGACTGGGGCTGCACGTCGATGCGGGGGCCGGGCTTCGGGGCTCCCTGCATCAGCAGCCGCGCGTTCTCGCGGCACACCTTCGCCGCGGCGGGGTTCTTCTCGACCAACACCACGGTCGCCGCACCTCGGCTCGCCGCTTCGAGGCCGAGGGCGCCGGAGCCGGCGTAGAGGTCGACGACGGTGGAGCCCGGCAGCACGTCGCGCGCCTCGAGGGCTGAGAACACGGCCTCACGAACCCGGTCGCTGGTGGGGCGAGTGCCCGTGCGAGGAACGGCGATGCGTCTCGATCCCGCGTAGCCGGCGATGATGCGCGTCACGAGAGGTGCGCCGTCGTGGTCGCGGAACGAAGAACGGGAGGCATCCCAGCATGCTAGCGGCGTCGGGGGTCGCGCCTAGACTCAGGCGCATGACAGGTTCGGCCCCGGTTTCGCCCCACGGCGTCAGCATCCTCGATAAGAAGCTCACCGCCCCCGGGGTGGGCGTCGGCGGCAAGACCGCGACGCCGCTACAGAAGTCGCTGGGCATCGTCACAGTCGGCGACCTGCTGAGCCACTACCCGCGGCGCTATGCCCTTCGCGGTGAACTCACGGCGCTCGACGCGCTTCCGCTCGGCGAGAACGTGACCATCGTGGCCGAGGTGCGCCAGGTGCAGAAGCGCACCATGAAGTCGAAGCGTGGCTCCATTCTCGAGGCTCGGCTCAGTGACGGTCAGGGGTATCTCACGATCACCTTCTTCAACCAGGCGTGGCGCGAGGCCACGCTGGTGCCGGGCGCGCGTGGCGTCTTCACGGGCAAGGTCACCGACTACCGCGGAGCCCTGCAGCTGGCGCACCCCGCCTACGAGCTGTTCGACGACATCGAGCTGAAAGACGGTGCGGCAGCAACGTCGAAGTGGCTGAACCAGCCGATTCCGATCTATCCGGCCACCTCGGCGATCACCAGCTGGGAGATCGCGGCCACGGTGAAGCTGGTGCTCGACAATCTGCTCGTCGGCGGCGCCGCGAACGTGCCCGATCCGGTTCCCGACGAGGTGGCTCTCGAGCGCGGGCTGCTCGGCTACGGTCGGGCGCTCGAACTGCTGCATCGCCCCGAGCAGACGCGCGACTGGCAGAGAGCTCGGGATGCGCTGCGCTTTCAAGAGGCCTTCGTTCTGCAGGCGGCCCTGCTCGAGCAGCGCCGGCTCACCCACGAGAGCAGCGCCACTCCGCGCGTGCCCAAGCCGGGCGGCTTTCTCGAGCGCTTCGATGCGCGGCTTCCGTTCGAGTTGACCGGCGACCAGAAGCTCGTGGGCAGCGAGATCGCCGCCGACATGGCCAAGACCGAGCCCATGAACCGCCTCGTGCAGGGCGAGGTCGGCTCGGGCAAGACCATCGTGGCGCTGCGGGCGATGCTCGCCACCGCCGACTCTGGAGGGCAGTCTGCGCTGCTCGCCCCCACCGAGGTGCTCGCCAGTCAGCACCTGCGCTCTATCGTGCGGGCGCTCGGTCCCGACCTGGCGGCAGAGCTCATCCCCACCCTGCACACCGGGCAACTGCCCACCGCCGACCGACGTAAGGCCCTGCTGCGCATGGTCTCTGGACAGTCCCGCATCGTGGTCGGCACGCACGCACTGCTCGGCGACAAGGTCACGTTCTACGACCTCGGCCTCGTGGTGGTCGACGAGCAGCACCGCTTCGGCGTCGACCAGCGCGACGACCTGCGGCGCAAGGGCGCCACCCCGCCGCACGTGCTGGTGCTGACTGCCACGCCCATACCTCGCACGGTGGCCATGACCGTGTTCGGCGACCTCGACGTGTCGACCATCGCCGAGCTTCCCGCGGGAAGGCAGCCGATCGAGACCTTCGTGGTGCCGCTGGCCGAGAAGCCCGGCTGGAGTGCGCGCATCTGGACCCGCATGGCCGAGGAACTCGCGCTCGATCGGCAGGCATTCGTGGTGTGCCCGGCCATCGACGCTGCCACTTCGGATGAGACCGGCGACGGCGATCCCGACGGCGACGATCTTCTCGTCGAGGCGACCACCCCGGCCGGCAAGAAGACCGCGCGGACGGTGGCGAAGCCCGCGCCCACCGAGGCCGCGGCGCCGGCGCCCGGCCGGCCCATCGCATCCGTCGAGGCCATCACAAAGCTCGTCAAGACCAACCCGGCGCTCGCGGGCGCGCGGGTCGCCTCGCTGCACGGTCGCATGCCGAGCGAAGAGAAGGAGCAGATCATGCGCGCCTTCGCCGACGGCGACATCGACGTGATCGTGGCGACCACCGTGATCGAGGTCGGTGTCGACGTTCCGAACGCCTCGACCATGGTCGTGATGGATGCCGAGCGGTTCGGCGTCTCGCAGCTGCATCAGCTTCGGGGTCGCGTCGGCCGCGGCGGGGTTCCCGGGCTGTGCCTGCTGGTCACGAACGCCGAACTCGAGACGGTGGGCCGTGAGCGGGTCGACGCGGTGGCCTCCACCCTCGACGGCTTCGAGCTGGCCCAGATCGACCTGGAGCTGCGCCACGAGGGCAATGTGCTGGGCCGAAACCAGTCGGGCGGCAAGTCGAGCCTGCGCCTGTTGCGCGTGACCACCGACGGCGACCTGATCACCGACGCCCGCATGGCCGCGTCGCTGATCGTTGACGCCGACCCCGGATTCGGCGAGCACCCCGCGCTGCGCGAGGCCCTGGATCGCAGGCTCCGCGAGGTCGAGGCGGAGTTCTTGGTGAAGAGCTGATCGCGCTTCGGAGACGATCTCTGGGGTGTCTCATAACTAACGTCTAGCACCCGGAATCAGGGCTGAAGTTTCGAGACATAGTTATGAGAATCGCGCCGTTGCTGCGCGGAGCAGGAACTGCCTCAAAAGCTGGTTCTTCGGCGCCGTTGCTGGGCTGAGCCGGATGATACGTCTCGTAGCTCTAGGGATACGAGACGTCCTCCCCCCCCTTGGGAGGTTGCGTAGAGCGGCGTGCTACTGAAGGGTGAGGACGGGCACTCTCAGCCGAGTGATGTTCACGTGTTGGGGGAACAAATGAATGAACTATCCGAACTGACGCTTGAGGATCTCGCCGCATCTCTTCGCGCCGAGGCGGGATCAGGAAAAAAGGCCGACACGGCGGCGTGGGACACCCTCATACAGATAGCTGACGATCTAAACAGCGGCGATCGAGTGGACCTACTGACGAGAAATCGGAGGTGGCTTTTGCGCCAGGTCTCGGTCATCGGATTCCGGGGAGCGAAACATGAAGTCAATCTCACGATCGACAACCTCCAGGGAGTCACCGTCTTGTTCGGCGAGAACGGCTCGGGTAAGTCCAGTCTTGCGGAAGCAGTGCGTGTAGCCCTCGAAGGACGGACGGGTGCGACCCATCTTGGAAGCAGCGGACATGTCCATGAACTTTGGGGCGCTCATGATCAGCGAAGTCAAGGCGTTGAAGAGTCGACCGTAAAGGTGGTTCTCGTCGACGAGGCGACGACCGACTCTCTATCGATATGCGCAACAATCACCGAATCTGGGGTTAAACGAACGGGGGTCCTCGAAAGTGGCGCAGAGCAGTTCGAGCTGAACGACACATCCGCGGCATGGAGGGCTTGGGCAGACTCCGTTCGAGCATCGCCTCCGGTACTTGCCTACGCGGAGCTCGCCGATGAACTGCAGAAAAAATCGGATCTTCAGATCTGGCTTACGTCGTGCCTGGCCATGGACAACGCGAGCCGCGTTTTTGATTCCCGGGTTAAGGCACAGGTCGAGGCGGCTTCAAATGCGGAGAAGGCCATAATCGCTGCCAAACAGACCGCAACTCGCGCGGTCGGCGAAGTCGATGAAGAAGCGTTACGTCAGGGCCTGGAGGGAATCGACCCGCTTGAGTGGATTGAATTGAACTCTCGCGAGGAGCTAGCGGGTTGGCTTGACGCTCGTCAGCTCGCAGAACGGCAAAAACTCGGCAACCACCTTGATTCTGGATTTCTTATTACGGTCCCGGCCTACGGCGCGGCGTTCCTAGCAGCTTGGGATGCGTGGTCAACGGCTGCAACTAAGGCGCTATTAACCGCACAGGTAACGGATTCTCTTGTTGAGATGAATTCCCGAGTCATCAGCTCCGGACAGGGCGACAACGAGGGGATTTGCCCGACCTGCGGTACCTCGCACACTGATTGGCGGCGTCACCTGCGGGATGAAGCAGCAAGGCTCACTGAAGCGCAGAATGCCGCTGCTGAGCTTAAAAATCTTGTCCGCCGAAGCC carries:
- the rsmD gene encoding 16S rRNA (guanine(966)-N(2))-methyltransferase RsmD; the encoded protein is MTRIIAGYAGSRRIAVPRTGTRPTSDRVREAVFSALEARDVLPGSTVVDLYAGSGALGLEAASRGAATVVLVEKNPAAAKVCRENARLLMQGAPKPGPRIDVQPQSVASYLAGSADRGNVDIAFLDPPYDLGDDELAANLAALAPQLSPQAVVVVERSSRSPEPTLPPALELDRRKDYGETTLWWISPA
- a CDS encoding ATP-dependent DNA helicase RecG yields the protein MTGSAPVSPHGVSILDKKLTAPGVGVGGKTATPLQKSLGIVTVGDLLSHYPRRYALRGELTALDALPLGENVTIVAEVRQVQKRTMKSKRGSILEARLSDGQGYLTITFFNQAWREATLVPGARGVFTGKVTDYRGALQLAHPAYELFDDIELKDGAAATSKWLNQPIPIYPATSAITSWEIAATVKLVLDNLLVGGAANVPDPVPDEVALERGLLGYGRALELLHRPEQTRDWQRARDALRFQEAFVLQAALLEQRRLTHESSATPRVPKPGGFLERFDARLPFELTGDQKLVGSEIAADMAKTEPMNRLVQGEVGSGKTIVALRAMLATADSGGQSALLAPTEVLASQHLRSIVRALGPDLAAELIPTLHTGQLPTADRRKALLRMVSGQSRIVVGTHALLGDKVTFYDLGLVVVDEQHRFGVDQRDDLRRKGATPPHVLVLTATPIPRTVAMTVFGDLDVSTIAELPAGRQPIETFVVPLAEKPGWSARIWTRMAEELALDRQAFVVCPAIDAATSDETGDGDPDGDDLLVEATTPAGKKTARTVAKPAPTEAAAPAPGRPIASVEAITKLVKTNPALAGARVASLHGRMPSEEKEQIMRAFADGDIDVIVATTVIEVGVDVPNASTMVVMDAERFGVSQLHQLRGRVGRGGVPGLCLLVTNAELETVGRERVDAVASTLDGFELAQIDLELRHEGNVLGRNQSGGKSSLRLLRVTTDGDLITDARMAASLIVDADPGFGEHPALREALDRRLREVEAEFLVKS